A portion of the Gammaproteobacteria bacterium genome contains these proteins:
- a CDS encoding LuxR C-terminal-related transcriptional regulator — MTSQDQLERIVGMLHDAALGDVPWTVPACTINEIVRTRGNSLVIGRGSSAADAQIFFSESCYGNERRTDHDKQYFSEFYHRDERVPRALRLPDAQLIPSGRLYTEQEKKTSPACNRTWWRTKKSGLHVRLDGSSGSHVLWILADSSEPDRGWNTAQVETIEHLLPHIRQFARVRGVLDDARALGSSLAELLDNDRFGVIQLDSRARIVAANDRARRLLSQGRALSDRGRVLSAAGFVENDALQRLLARALPPHGLPASAGSMTIAPPNARTRLTVHVTPVTRREWDLRAQRVAALVLIADPASRPRIDPGLVAEALDLSPAESRLATMLAAGRTVREIAAATGRTEGTVRWHLKRIFRKQGISRQADLVRRVLSLEGFPRSRGP, encoded by the coding sequence ATGACAAGTCAGGACCAGTTGGAACGCATCGTGGGAATGCTGCACGACGCCGCGCTCGGCGATGTTCCATGGACCGTGCCGGCCTGCACGATCAATGAGATCGTAAGGACGAGGGGCAACTCGCTGGTGATCGGCCGGGGGAGTTCGGCGGCCGACGCGCAGATCTTCTTCTCGGAGAGCTGTTACGGCAACGAGCGCCGCACGGACCACGACAAGCAGTACTTCTCGGAGTTCTACCACCGCGACGAGAGGGTCCCGCGCGCCCTGAGGCTGCCCGACGCTCAATTGATTCCGTCCGGCCGCCTGTACACTGAGCAGGAGAAGAAGACCTCGCCCGCATGCAACCGCACATGGTGGAGGACGAAGAAGAGCGGCCTCCATGTGCGCCTGGACGGATCAAGCGGCTCGCATGTCCTCTGGATCCTCGCTGACTCGTCGGAACCTGACCGGGGCTGGAATACGGCCCAGGTGGAGACGATCGAGCACCTTCTGCCGCACATCCGCCAGTTCGCTCGAGTGCGGGGGGTGCTGGATGACGCGAGGGCGCTGGGCAGTTCGCTCGCGGAGTTGCTCGACAACGACCGCTTCGGCGTCATCCAGCTCGATTCGCGCGCGCGCATTGTGGCCGCGAACGACCGGGCGCGCCGCCTCCTGAGTCAAGGTAGAGCACTCTCCGACAGGGGTCGTGTCCTGAGCGCGGCCGGCTTTGTGGAGAACGACGCGCTGCAGCGGCTGCTGGCCCGTGCGTTGCCTCCGCACGGCCTCCCGGCGTCGGCCGGTTCGATGACGATCGCACCGCCCAACGCCCGCACGCGGTTGACCGTTCACGTCACTCCTGTGACCAGGCGCGAATGGGACCTTCGCGCACAGCGAGTAGCCGCGCTTGTGCTGATCGCCGATCCGGCAAGCCGGCCCCGGATCGATCCCGGCCTCGTGGCGGAGGCACTGGACCTGAGTCCGGCTGAGAGCCGGCTCGCGACCATGTTGGCAGCCGGCCGAACCGTGCGAGAGATCGCCGCGGCCACGGGGCGCACGGAGGGTACCGTCCGCTGGCACCTGAAGCGGATCTTCCGCAAGCAAGGCATCTCGCGGCAGGCGGATCTGGTGCGGCGGGTGCTGTCGCTGGAGGGCTTTCCCCGGTCTCGCGGCCCCTAG
- a CDS encoding DUF4159 domain-containing protein, with product MRGRDALRAARAAVPSTRAGMWALVLAAAWTVALAVLPSPASAQRWGRGWSRRAPMANPGEAAEFGFTFCRIAYRSVRNEALGQGWRTDYPNSDANFSLRFSQLTTSAVSRSENGEPFYAVVTLEDDEIFKCPFVFMSDVGTVGFDPEEIERLRTYLLKGGFLYVDDFWGDRAWQHWEQTMREVLPDHFIQDVPSDHLLLNGLYQVRDVPQVPSIQYWYRTGRQATSERGFESAEVHFRAIFDEEGRAMVVMTHNTDIADGWEREGEDEAFFFRFSPESYALGINIVLYALTH from the coding sequence ATGCGCGGCCGGGACGCGCTTCGGGCCGCCAGGGCGGCCGTTCCGTCGACCAGGGCGGGAATGTGGGCGCTCGTCCTGGCCGCGGCATGGACGGTTGCCCTGGCGGTCCTTCCCAGCCCGGCGAGCGCGCAACGCTGGGGGCGCGGCTGGTCCCGGCGCGCGCCCATGGCCAACCCCGGGGAGGCGGCCGAGTTCGGCTTCACCTTCTGCCGCATCGCCTACCGCAGCGTGCGCAACGAGGCGCTTGGCCAGGGATGGCGCACGGACTATCCCAACTCCGACGCCAACTTCTCCCTGCGCTTCTCCCAGCTCACCACCAGCGCGGTCAGCCGCTCCGAGAACGGCGAGCCCTTCTACGCGGTGGTGACGCTGGAGGACGACGAGATCTTCAAGTGTCCCTTCGTCTTCATGTCGGATGTGGGGACGGTCGGCTTCGATCCCGAGGAGATCGAGCGCCTGCGCACCTATCTCCTCAAGGGCGGCTTTCTCTACGTGGACGATTTCTGGGGCGACCGCGCCTGGCAGCACTGGGAACAGACCATGCGCGAGGTGCTCCCCGATCACTTCATCCAGGACGTGCCGAGCGACCACCTGCTGCTGAACGGGCTGTACCAGGTACGCGACGTACCACAGGTGCCCTCGATCCAGTACTGGTACCGGACCGGGCGGCAGGCGACCTCCGAGCGAGGCTTCGAGAGCGCCGAAGTACACTTCCGCGCCATCTTCGACGAGGAAGGGCGGGCGATGGTGGTGATGACCCACAACACCGACATCGCCGACGGCTGGGAGCGCGAGGGAGAGGACGAGGCGTTCTTCTTCCGGTTCTCGCCGGAGTCGTATGCGCTCGGCATCAACATCGTGCTGTACGCGCTGACGCACTGA
- a CDS encoding tetratricopeptide repeat protein, which yields MTRKHLRFVLACICSTAPVLLALAPAPLSAQHDEHGPGPAPDGEEVLLISSALGPYTRTITTDSEAAQAYFTQGMQLMYAFTPSDANRSFKEAQRHDPECAMCYFGEAWSLGRYLNGAMLPEDAPTAYAAIHKAKELAAESGTDVERALIDAMIVRYAPEHEGDDQRLELDKAYAAALEKVWEAHPGDIEVGTFFGESLMLLQPRRGYWDIENPEVQKIHRVLEQTLALNIAHPGACHLYVHATEPTASPGKAEACADHLGQSIPGASHIQHMPSHTYNRIGRWHDAVIANTHAWHSDQKANHDLGYAIYPSHNLHMLLFAASMAGEGAVAMQASRNYGKLVSGGNFYESLTGVRFGFWEDVLAIDERPEQPLFAGFWDFGRGFAHLRMERPDSAAFYMERLKEARAELEDEAPFRGHSAVDLITIVGAILEGEMLAAEGDVDGAARVLEEGIEVEDGLRYDEPEPLNFAARHWLGAILNDAGRHADAEEVFRAALEDHPHNGWSLFGLERALRAQGRDAEADETLAERMEYWANADVWLMSARF from the coding sequence ATGACCCGGAAACACCTTCGCTTCGTTCTCGCCTGCATCTGTAGCACCGCGCCGGTCCTGCTCGCTCTGGCACCGGCGCCCCTTTCCGCCCAGCACGACGAGCACGGGCCTGGTCCGGCTCCGGACGGCGAAGAGGTTCTGCTCATTTCCTCGGCCCTCGGGCCCTACACGCGCACCATCACCACCGACTCCGAAGCTGCGCAGGCGTACTTCACGCAGGGCATGCAGCTCATGTACGCCTTCACGCCTTCGGACGCGAACCGCTCCTTCAAGGAGGCGCAGCGCCACGATCCCGAGTGCGCCATGTGCTACTTCGGCGAAGCGTGGTCGCTGGGCCGCTATCTGAACGGCGCGATGCTCCCCGAAGACGCCCCCACCGCCTACGCCGCCATCCACAAGGCGAAGGAACTGGCGGCGGAGTCCGGGACCGACGTCGAGCGGGCCCTCATCGACGCGATGATCGTCCGCTACGCGCCCGAGCACGAGGGAGACGACCAGCGCCTGGAGCTGGACAAGGCCTACGCGGCCGCCCTGGAGAAGGTGTGGGAGGCGCATCCCGGCGACATCGAGGTCGGCACCTTCTTCGGCGAGTCGCTCATGCTGCTCCAGCCCCGGCGCGGCTACTGGGACATCGAGAACCCCGAGGTGCAGAAGATCCACCGGGTGCTTGAGCAGACCCTCGCGCTGAACATCGCCCACCCGGGCGCCTGCCACCTCTACGTTCACGCCACCGAACCCACCGCCAGCCCCGGCAAGGCGGAAGCGTGCGCGGACCACCTCGGCCAGTCGATCCCCGGCGCGAGCCACATCCAGCACATGCCCTCGCACACCTACAACCGGATCGGGCGCTGGCATGACGCGGTGATCGCCAACACGCATGCCTGGCACTCCGACCAGAAGGCCAACCACGACCTGGGCTACGCCATCTACCCGTCGCACAACCTGCACATGCTGCTCTTCGCGGCCTCCATGGCCGGCGAGGGCGCGGTCGCCATGCAGGCCTCGCGCAACTACGGGAAACTGGTGTCGGGCGGCAACTTCTACGAGTCGCTTACCGGCGTCCGCTTCGGCTTCTGGGAAGACGTGCTGGCGATCGATGAACGTCCCGAGCAGCCGCTCTTCGCCGGCTTCTGGGACTTCGGGCGCGGATTCGCCCATCTGCGCATGGAACGGCCCGACAGCGCCGCGTTCTACATGGAGCGGCTGAAGGAGGCGCGCGCCGAGCTCGAGGACGAGGCGCCCTTCCGCGGGCACTCGGCGGTTGACCTGATCACCATCGTGGGCGCGATCCTCGAGGGCGAGATGCTCGCCGCCGAAGGCGATGTCGACGGGGCCGCGCGCGTGCTCGAGGAGGGCATCGAGGTCGAGGACGGGCTCCGCTACGACGAGCCCGAGCCCCTCAACTTCGCGGCTCGCCACTGGCTGGGCGCCATCCTCAACGACGCCGGGCGCCATGCGGACGCCGAAGAGGTGTTCCGCGCCGCGCTCGAGGACCATCCGCACAACGGCTGGTCGCTCTTCGGGCTGGAGCGGGCGCTCCGGGCCCAGGGCCGGGACGCGGAAGCTGACGAGACGCTGGCCGAGCGCATGGAATACTGGGCCAACGCGGATGTCTGGCTGATGTCGGCACGCTTCTGA
- a CDS encoding DUF1028 domain-containing protein yields MIARRMMTLTLVALALAADARAQEPAGWRTGEELVFHTFSIAAIDPATGESGVAVTTRNACVGNGVPWVRKGVGAVATQAATRTEYGYELLDLIEQGVSPEDALAQRLAADDNAASRQIGVIGLDGRSAQHTGTRSQWAGHRAGLNYVAQGNTLVGPEVVDAVGESFESTEGTPRHLADRLIEALQAGHLVGGDARHGEAQSAAVIVADPRPGMARREDGLTVQINVCEHEDPLAEMRRIYNAISETLGFRILQQEVGRDIYQLKLMLHELGYYRPEADDVSPQDDDWNVYTQDAVDAVDRYRAEQGWRTTVPGYVDAATIEQLWSDLEEAGTAEEVRQRLLEVQRIRR; encoded by the coding sequence ATGATCGCTCGACGAATGATGACCCTGACGCTCGTGGCGCTCGCGCTTGCGGCGGACGCCCGCGCACAGGAACCGGCAGGGTGGCGGACGGGCGAAGAGCTCGTCTTCCACACCTTCTCGATCGCGGCCATCGACCCCGCCACCGGGGAATCGGGGGTGGCGGTCACCACCCGCAACGCGTGCGTGGGCAATGGGGTGCCATGGGTGCGCAAGGGCGTGGGCGCGGTGGCCACCCAGGCGGCGACCCGTACCGAGTACGGCTACGAACTCCTCGACCTGATCGAGCAGGGCGTGTCCCCGGAGGATGCGCTGGCCCAGCGCCTGGCGGCCGACGACAACGCCGCAAGCCGCCAGATCGGGGTGATCGGCCTGGACGGCCGCTCCGCCCAGCACACCGGGACGCGCAGCCAGTGGGCGGGTCATCGCGCGGGCCTCAACTACGTGGCGCAGGGCAATACCCTGGTCGGGCCGGAAGTCGTCGATGCCGTGGGCGAGAGCTTCGAGTCCACCGAGGGCACGCCGCGCCACCTGGCCGACAGGCTCATCGAGGCCCTGCAGGCCGGGCACCTGGTGGGCGGGGATGCGCGCCACGGCGAGGCCCAGTCCGCCGCGGTCATCGTCGCCGATCCGCGCCCCGGCATGGCACGCCGCGAGGACGGCCTCACCGTGCAGATCAACGTGTGCGAGCACGAGGACCCGCTCGCCGAGATGCGCCGCATCTACAACGCCATCTCCGAGACGCTGGGCTTCCGCATCCTGCAGCAGGAGGTTGGGCGCGACATCTATCAGCTCAAGCTCATGCTGCACGAGCTGGGTTACTACCGTCCGGAGGCCGACGACGTCTCGCCCCAGGATGACGACTGGAACGTCTACACGCAGGATGCCGTCGATGCCGTGGACCGCTACCGGGCCGAGCAGGGATGGCGCACGACCGTTCCGGGGTACGTGGATGCGGCCACGATCGAGCAGCTGTGGAGCGACCTGGAGGAGGCGGGGACAGCCGAGGAGGTGCGCCAGCGGCTTCTGGAGGTACAGCGGATCCGCAGATAG
- a CDS encoding type II toxin-antitoxin system RelB/DinJ family antitoxin codes for MSTDTVVRARIDSDTKARATEALQAMGLTVSDAIRLLMLRVAEEKRLPFTIQVPNRTTVEAMKELAAGKGRRFDSVEELFRDLDI; via the coding sequence ATGAGTACAGACACCGTTGTGCGCGCCCGCATCGACAGCGATACCAAGGCACGGGCCACCGAGGCACTCCAGGCCATGGGTCTGACCGTGTCCGACGCGATCCGCCTCCTGATGCTGCGGGTAGCAGAGGAAAAGCGGCTGCCCTTCACCATCCAGGTGCCCAATCGGACCACCGTCGAAGCCATGAAGGAACTGGCCGCCGGCAAAGGCCGACGGTTCGACAGCGTTGAGGAGTTGTTCCGCGATCTCGACATCTGA
- a CDS encoding ankyrin repeat domain-containing protein, which translates to MNTRTITRSLLAIGLAACGGGDADPVTPAATDTCPLGWNTSAFFQSATAETIRACVSAGENVNSRAPDGRTPLHFAASNTDDPAVIRALIDAGARPSTRNDEDQTVLCVAAAENENPAVIQALIDGGAQVTDLCGHVSDAQHGITPLHLAVRDNPNPDVAEVLILAGADIDANPLRRGTPLCLAARQSVNTEMIRLLLRHGAGVGWSAQCAASNEDPAAIRIMIEAGASLSRVLHVSIFNRTTLVTEIVIGAGADLNEPITLELREGTTEGSTPLHLAARTTGINLEAVELLLMAGADPNLRDSTGRTPLDWAETGGRTALAALLREYGGKPGAEAAEV; encoded by the coding sequence ATGAACACGAGGACCATTACGCGGAGCCTGCTCGCGATCGGTCTCGCGGCCTGCGGAGGCGGCGACGCCGATCCCGTGACTCCCGCTGCCACCGATACCTGCCCCCTCGGTTGGAATACGAGCGCGTTCTTCCAGTCCGCAACCGCAGAGACCATCCGTGCGTGCGTCAGCGCGGGCGAGAATGTGAACTCTCGGGCTCCGGATGGAAGGACCCCCCTCCACTTCGCGGCGTCGAATACGGATGACCCGGCGGTGATCCGGGCGTTGATCGACGCCGGCGCGCGCCCCAGCACTCGCAACGACGAGGACCAAACCGTGCTGTGCGTGGCGGCGGCCGAGAACGAGAACCCGGCGGTGATTCAGGCTCTGATCGACGGGGGGGCGCAGGTGACCGACCTGTGCGGACATGTTTCGGACGCCCAGCATGGCATCACGCCGCTCCACCTGGCAGTGCGGGACAACCCGAATCCCGACGTGGCGGAGGTGCTCATCCTGGCGGGCGCGGACATCGACGCCAATCCGCTTCGGCGCGGCACGCCGCTCTGCCTGGCGGCCAGGCAGAGCGTGAACACGGAGATGATTCGCCTTCTCTTGCGGCACGGCGCGGGAGTGGGTTGGTCCGCCCAATGCGCGGCCAGCAACGAAGACCCCGCAGCGATTCGGATCATGATCGAGGCGGGCGCCAGCCTCTCTCGGGTCCTGCACGTCTCCATCTTCAATCGAACAACGCTGGTGACGGAGATCGTGATCGGAGCGGGAGCCGATCTGAACGAGCCGATAACGCTGGAGTTGAGAGAAGGGACGACGGAGGGATCCACGCCCTTGCACCTCGCAGCCAGGACCACTGGAATCAACTTGGAGGCCGTTGAGTTGTTGCTCATGGCCGGAGCCGATCCGAATCTCCGGGACAGTACCGGACGAACTCCGCTGGACTGGGCGGAGACAGGGGGGCGGACGGCACTGGCGGCACTCTTGCGGGAATACGGCGGGAAGCCCGGCGCCGAGGCCGCTGAGGTCTAG
- a CDS encoding isoprenylcysteine carboxylmethyltransferase family protein, which produces MSPLLKTALFTLVVPGSVAVLVPLLIAGDRATADGAARALALLLLAVGAVLYLRSAWDFASFGRGTPAITDAPKRLVTRGFYRYTRNPMYVAVLSAVTGWAVLYGMPVLWAYGAAIFVFFSLFIRLYEEPRLTREFGDEYVAYMKRVGRWLPRPGRGDSR; this is translated from the coding sequence ATGAGTCCGTTGCTGAAGACGGCCCTGTTCACGCTGGTGGTGCCCGGCAGCGTTGCGGTGCTCGTTCCGCTGCTCATCGCGGGGGACCGGGCGACCGCAGACGGCGCCGCTCGTGCTCTCGCCCTGCTTCTCCTGGCGGTCGGTGCGGTCCTCTACCTGCGATCCGCGTGGGACTTCGCGTCCTTCGGCCGAGGCACGCCCGCGATCACGGATGCGCCGAAGCGGCTGGTGACCCGCGGGTTCTACCGGTACACGCGCAACCCCATGTACGTGGCGGTGCTGAGCGCGGTCACGGGGTGGGCCGTTCTCTACGGGATGCCGGTCCTTTGGGCCTACGGCGCAGCGATCTTCGTCTTCTTCTCGCTGTTCATCCGGCTCTACGAGGAGCCACGGCTCACGCGGGAGTTCGGGGACGAGTATGTGGCGTACATGAAGCGGGTCGGGCGATGGCTGCCGCGTCCCGGTCGCGGGGACTCTCGCTGA
- a CDS encoding type II toxin-antitoxin system YafQ family toxin — MLIPVRSSRFRRDVRKARARGKDMDKLRALLASLVQREPLTARHRDHPLRGIWKGYREAHIEPDWLVIYHIKGSELHLVRTGTHSDLFKE, encoded by the coding sequence ATGCTGATCCCCGTCCGCTCCTCGCGGTTCAGGCGTGACGTCAGGAAAGCAAGAGCGCGGGGTAAGGATATGGACAAGCTGCGGGCGCTGCTGGCATCGCTGGTCCAGCGGGAGCCCTTGACCGCGCGTCATCGCGATCATCCGCTGCGAGGAATCTGGAAGGGATACCGGGAGGCGCATATCGAACCGGATTGGCTCGTGATCTACCATATCAAGGGTAGCGAGTTGCACTTGGTCCGTACCGGTACCCACTCCGACCTGTTCAAGGAATAG
- a CDS encoding ankyrin repeat domain-containing protein, whose amino-acid sequence MAARFTSDPEVINVLIRHGASANDWCAFNNWELSECYANASVLHVAARDNPNPAVLQALIDAGAQVNAVAGPVWTPLSVAWLWHNTEEVVELLMRNGATGSIEIGPSLCD is encoded by the coding sequence ATGGCCGCGCGGTTCACCAGCGACCCTGAGGTCATCAACGTGCTGATCCGGCACGGCGCCTCGGCGAACGACTGGTGCGCCTTTAACAATTGGGAACTGAGTGAATGCTATGCGAACGCGAGCGTGCTGCACGTCGCGGCTCGCGACAACCCGAACCCGGCCGTGCTTCAGGCGCTGATCGACGCGGGCGCGCAAGTGAACGCGGTGGCGGGGCCGGTCTGGACGCCCCTGAGCGTCGCTTGGCTGTGGCACAACACCGAGGAAGTGGTCGAACTACTCATGCGGAACGGCGCGACTGGCTCGATCGAGATCGGGCCGAGCCTGTGTGATTGA